ATGGCGTGCTGGGCGCCGCGCACCACGCCGCGGACCAACGGGATCAGTTCGTCGATCGACACCGGCACGGTGGTGTCGTAGCCGTAGACGACGTTGGCCGCGGAGTCGCCGACCAGCAGGACCGGGATGCCCGCCTCGTCGAAAATGCGGGCGGTCGAATAGTCGTAGGCCGTGAGCATGGCCCACTTGTGCCCTTCGGCCTTCATCTTCTGCAGGTGGTGGGTGCGAATCTTGGTGAGCGGCTGCGCGGGCGCAGACGAGTTGGCACCGTAAACGTTGTGCTCAGACATCATTGTCCCTAATGGGTGGTCGGGTCGATCCTCGTGGCCCAATGCGGGTCCCCGGGTTCGTCTGACGGGTGTCATTCTGCCATTTCTTCGGCGCGGTTGAAACGGCGCGACAGTGTGAGACAGGCCATGCTCCGGGCGCGGCGGTGCCGCTGATCAGGATCTCCGGTTTCCTCTGGCAGCATATGTTGGCATGGGTTTGTCTCGCCGCGGTATGAGCGCGCGCACGCTGCTGATCTGGACGTCGATCGCTGCCGTTGCGCTGCTTGTGGCGGGCTGCGAGCGCGTGGTGGTGGGCCGCGCCGTCATGTCCGAGCCCAAGCTGGGGCAGGCGGTGGAGTGGACGCCGTGCCGGGCCGCGAACCCGAAGATCAAGCTGCCGGCCGGCGCGTTGTGCGGCAAGCTGGCGGTGCCGGTCGACTACGACAACCTCGACGGCGACGACGCCACGCTGGCGATGATTCGTTTTCCCGCGACCGGGGACAAGATCGGTTCGTTGGTGATCAACCCCGGCGGGCCGGGGGAGTCCGGCATCGAAGCGGCGCTCGGCGTCGTCCAGTCGTTGCCGAAGCGGGTCCGCGAACGCTTCGACCTCGTCGGCTTCGATCCCCGCGGGGTGGGCGCGTCGCGACCGGCGGTCTGGTGCAACTCCGACGCCGACAACGACCGGCTGCGCACCGAGCCGAACGTGGACTACAGCCCGGCCGGTGTGGCCCACATCGAGGACGAGACCAAGCAGTTCGTCGGTCGCTGCGTCGACAAGATGGGCAAGGGCTTTCTGGCCAACATCGGCACGGTCAACGTCGCCCGGGACCTCGATGCCATCCGGGCGGCGCTGGGCGATGACAAGCTGACCTACCTCGGCTACTCCTATGGCACCCGGATCGGCTCGGCGTATGCCGAGGCCTACCCGAACAAGGTGCGCGCGATGATTCTCGACGGCGCCGTCGACCCCAACGCCGATCCCATCGAAGCCGATCTGCGGCAGGCCAAGGGATTCCAGGACGCGTTCAACAACTATGCCGCCGACTGCGCGAAGCAACCGACGTGCCCGCTGGGCACCGACCCGGCCAAGGCCGTCGACGTCTACCACAGCCTGGTCGACCCGATGGTCGACCCCGACAACCCCATGATCGGCCGGCCGGTCCCGACCAACGACCCGCGCGGACTGAGCTACAGCGACGCCATCGTCGGCACCATCATGGCGCTGTACTCACCCAACTTGTGGCACCACCTGACCGACGGCCTGTCCGAACTCGTCGACCACCACGGCGACACCCTGCTCGCCCTGGCCGACATGTACATGCGCCGCGACGTGCACGGCCACTACACCAACGCCACCGACGCGCGGGTGGCCGTCAACTGCGTGGACCAGCCGCCGATTACCGACCGGGCCAAGGTGATTGACGAAGACCGCCGCTCCCGGGAGATCGCACCGTTCATGAGCTACGGGCAGTTCACCGGCCACGCCCCGCTGGGCACCTGCGCGTTCTGGCCCGTGCCGCCGACGAGCAAGCCGCACACGATCTCCGCGCCCGGGCTGGCGCCGACGGTGGTGGTGTCGACCACCCACGACCCGGCGACCCCCTACAAGGCCGGCGTGGATTTGGCCAACCAGCTGCGCAGCTCGCTGCTGACCTACGACGGAACCCAGCACACGGTCGTCTTCCAGGGCGACGGGTGCATCGACAACTATGTGACGGCCTATCTGGTCGGCGGCACCACCCCGCCCAGCGGCGCCAAGTGCTGAGCCGCGCGATCATTTCCGCGCCGAACGTGCACTCACGGCGGGATTTTCGTCGATTCGTCGCCGTGAGCGCACGCTCGGCGAGCGAGGCAGCCGAGACCAAGGCGTAATCATTTCGCGCCGCCACGGGTACCCGCGGCTGCAACGATGACAGCCATGTCGCGCCTGAGATCCGTGAGCTCGGCGCTGCTTTCATTCGGTCTGGTGCTCACCGGCTGCGCCGGACTGCCGGTGGCCGGCGCGACGCCCGAACCCGGGGCCGGGCAAACCCCGGCCCCCAACCCGCCGGCGGCCGCGGTTCCGCAGGGCTGGGGAAGCTGCGACCAATTCGTCTCGGACACAAGCGATATCCCCGCCGCGCGATGCACCACGGTGTCGGTCCCGATCGACTACAACAACCCCGGCGGCGCCCAGGCCAAACTGGCGGTCATCCGCGTGCCCGCGACCGGACAACGGATGGGATCGCTGCTCGTCAATCCCGGCGGACCCGGCGGCTCGGCGGTCGACATGGTGGCCGCGATGGCGCCGGACCTGGAGAACTCGGCGATCCGGCGCAACTTCGACCTGGTCGGCTTCGACCCACGCGGGGTGGGCCACTCCACCCCGCCGCTGCGCTGCCGCACCGACGCCGAGTTCGACGCGTATCGGCAAGAACCGATGGTCGACTACAGCCCGGCCGGCGTCGCGCACATCGAGCAGCTCTACCGGCAGCTGGCCCAGCAGTGCGTCAACCGGATGGGCGCCGCGTTTTTGGCCAACACCGGCACCGCGTCCGTCGCGCGTGACATGGACGCGGTGCGCCAGGCGCTGGGCGACGAACAGATCAACTACCTGGGATACAGCTACGGCACCGAGCTGGGCACCGCCTACCTGGAGAAGTTCAGCAACCACGTGCGGGCGATGGTGCTCGACGGTGCCATCGACCCGACGGTCGGGCCCATCGACGAGAACGTCAACCAAATGGCCGGATTCCAAACCGCTTTCAACGACTACGCCACCGACTGCGCCCGCTCGCCGGGCTGCCCGCTGGGCACCGACCCGTCCCAATTCGTCGCCCGCTACCACGCCCTGGTCGACCCGCTGGCCACCAAGCCGGGCCGCACCGCGGACCCGCGCGGGCTGAGTTACGCCGACGCGACCACCGGCACCGTCAACGCGCTCTACACGCCGACGCACTGGAAATACCTGACCAGCGGCCTGCTCGGCCTGGCGCGCGGCACCGACGCCGGCGACCTGCTGCTGCTCGCCGACGACTATCAGGGGCGAGACCGCACCGGGCATTACTCCAACGACCAGGACGCGTTCAACGCGATCCGCTGCGTCGACGCCCCGAATCCGACCGACCAGGCCAGCTGGGTGACCGCGGATCAGCGGATCCGCCAGGCCGCGCCCTTCCTGAGCTACGGACCGTTCACCGGAAACGCTCCCCGCGATTTGTGCGCGCTGTGGCCCGTCCCGCCGACGTCGGCGCCGCACGCCGCGCCGCCCATGGCGCCGGGCAAGGTCGTCGTCGTCTCCACCACGCACGACCCGGCGACCCCGTATCAGGCCGGGGTGAACCTCGCCCGCCAGTTGGGCGGACCGCTGATCACCTACGACGGCACGCAGCACACCGCGGTCTTCAATGGCGACCAGTGCGTGGACAACGCCGTGGTGCGCTACCTGGTCGCGGGCGCGCCGCCGCCGGCGTCCTACCGCTGCGGCTCCTGACCAGCCCTGGGCGGCCCCGCGCGCGACCATCGCAACGCTTCTGAGCGGGCATCGGTAACACAGAATTAACAGCCGTTGCATACTGTTCGAGTTATGGATCGCCAGAAGGAATTCGTGCTGCGCACGCTCGAGGAACGAGACATCCGCTTCGTTCGGCTGTGGTTCACCGATGTGCTCGGCTTCCTCAAGTCGGTCGCCATCGCCCCGGCCGAACTCGAAGGCGCCTTCGAGGAGGGCATCGGCTTCGACGGCTCCTCGATCGAGGGCTTCTCGCGGGTCTCGGAATCCGACACCGTGGCCAACCCCGACCCGTCCACCTTCCAGGTGCTGCCGTGGGCCTCGCCCAGCGGCCACCACCACTCGGCGCGGATGTTCTGCGACATCACCATGCCGGACGGCTCACCGTCCTGGGCGGACCCGCGGCACGTGCTGCGACGCCAGCTGCAGAAGGCCAACGACCTGGGCTTCTCCTGCTACGTGCACCCCGAGATCGAATTCTTTCTGTTGAAGCCCGGTCCCGATGACGGATCGGTGCCGCCCGTTCCCGTCGACACCGCCGGCTACTTCGACCAAGCCGTCCACGACTCCGCCTCCAACTTCCGCCGCCACGCGATCGAGGCGCTGGAGTTCATGGGCATCTCGGTGGAATTCAGCCACCACGAGGGCGCGCCCGGCCAGCAGGAGATCGACCTGCGCTTCGCCGACGCCCTGTCGATGGCCGACAACGTGATGACGTTCCGCTACGTCATCAAAGAGGTGGCGATCGAAAACGGCGCCCGCGCGTCGTTCATGCCCAAGCCGTTCGGGCAACACCCCGGCTCCGCGATGCACACCCACATGAGCCTGTTCGAAGGTGACGTCAACGCCTTCCACAGCCCCGACGACCCGCTGCAGCTCTCCGATGTGGGCAAGTCCTTCATCGCCGGGGTCCTCGAGCACGCCTCGGAGATCAGCGCCGTCACCAACCAATGGGTCAACTCCTACAAGCGACTGGTGGGCGGTGGCGAGGCGCCGACCGCCGCGTCGTGGGGTGCGGCAAACCGCTCCGCGCTGGTGCGAGTGCCGATGTACACCCCGCACAAGACGTCGTCGCGGCGCGTCGAGGTCCGCAGCCCCGACTCGGCCTGCAACCCGTACCTGACGTTCGCCGTGCTGCTGGCCGCCGGGCTGCGCGGGGTGGAAAAGGGCTACGTGCTGGGGCCGCAGGCCGAGGACAACGTGTGGGACCTGACCCCCGCCGAGCGCCAGGCGATGGGATACCGCGAGCTGCCCACAAGCCTGGACAGCGCGCTACGTGCCATGGAGTCC
The sequence above is drawn from the Mycobacterium marseillense genome and encodes:
- a CDS encoding alpha/beta hydrolase, translating into MTAMSRLRSVSSALLSFGLVLTGCAGLPVAGATPEPGAGQTPAPNPPAAAVPQGWGSCDQFVSDTSDIPAARCTTVSVPIDYNNPGGAQAKLAVIRVPATGQRMGSLLVNPGGPGGSAVDMVAAMAPDLENSAIRRNFDLVGFDPRGVGHSTPPLRCRTDAEFDAYRQEPMVDYSPAGVAHIEQLYRQLAQQCVNRMGAAFLANTGTASVARDMDAVRQALGDEQINYLGYSYGTELGTAYLEKFSNHVRAMVLDGAIDPTVGPIDENVNQMAGFQTAFNDYATDCARSPGCPLGTDPSQFVARYHALVDPLATKPGRTADPRGLSYADATTGTVNALYTPTHWKYLTSGLLGLARGTDAGDLLLLADDYQGRDRTGHYSNDQDAFNAIRCVDAPNPTDQASWVTADQRIRQAAPFLSYGPFTGNAPRDLCALWPVPPTSAPHAAPPMAPGKVVVVSTTHDPATPYQAGVNLARQLGGPLITYDGTQHTAVFNGDQCVDNAVVRYLVAGAPPPASYRCGS
- a CDS encoding alpha/beta hydrolase — translated: MGLSRRGMSARTLLIWTSIAAVALLVAGCERVVVGRAVMSEPKLGQAVEWTPCRAANPKIKLPAGALCGKLAVPVDYDNLDGDDATLAMIRFPATGDKIGSLVINPGGPGESGIEAALGVVQSLPKRVRERFDLVGFDPRGVGASRPAVWCNSDADNDRLRTEPNVDYSPAGVAHIEDETKQFVGRCVDKMGKGFLANIGTVNVARDLDAIRAALGDDKLTYLGYSYGTRIGSAYAEAYPNKVRAMILDGAVDPNADPIEADLRQAKGFQDAFNNYAADCAKQPTCPLGTDPAKAVDVYHSLVDPMVDPDNPMIGRPVPTNDPRGLSYSDAIVGTIMALYSPNLWHHLTDGLSELVDHHGDTLLALADMYMRRDVHGHYTNATDARVAVNCVDQPPITDRAKVIDEDRRSREIAPFMSYGQFTGHAPLGTCAFWPVPPTSKPHTISAPGLAPTVVVSTTHDPATPYKAGVDLANQLRSSLLTYDGTQHTVVFQGDGCIDNYVTAYLVGGTTPPSGAKC
- the glnA gene encoding type I glutamate--ammonia ligase, with amino-acid sequence MDRQKEFVLRTLEERDIRFVRLWFTDVLGFLKSVAIAPAELEGAFEEGIGFDGSSIEGFSRVSESDTVANPDPSTFQVLPWASPSGHHHSARMFCDITMPDGSPSWADPRHVLRRQLQKANDLGFSCYVHPEIEFFLLKPGPDDGSVPPVPVDTAGYFDQAVHDSASNFRRHAIEALEFMGISVEFSHHEGAPGQQEIDLRFADALSMADNVMTFRYVIKEVAIENGARASFMPKPFGQHPGSAMHTHMSLFEGDVNAFHSPDDPLQLSDVGKSFIAGVLEHASEISAVTNQWVNSYKRLVGGGEAPTAASWGAANRSALVRVPMYTPHKTSSRRVEVRSPDSACNPYLTFAVLLAAGLRGVEKGYVLGPQAEDNVWDLTPAERQAMGYRELPTSLDSALRAMESSELVAETLGEHVFDFFLRNKRTEWANYRSHVTPYELSTYLSL